The sequence CAAACCCATGGAGGCGCAGGACGACGACCTCGTGGATTTCGTGTACGAGCCAGGCCGGCGAGCCCTGCTGGACAGGCTTCTGCCCATGTACGTGGAAGTCGAGGTCTACCGAGCATTGCTTGAATCGGTAGCATCCGAGCACGGGGCGCGCATGACCGCCATGGATGCAGCAACCAAGAACGCGGCCGAAATGATCGCGAAGCTGACCCTACAGTTCAATCGCGCGCGACAGGCGGCCATCACCAAGGAATTGATGGAGATTATCGGCGGTGCCGAAGCGCTCAAGAACTAGCTGTTAGCTACCAGCTGCTAGCATGAGGTACGAGAACAATGCCTGAACTTCAAAACGGACGCGTCTGTCAGGTCATGGGACCGGTCGTGGACGTGGAATTTCCGCCGGAACAACTTCCCGACCTGCTGACCGCCCTACGGGTGAGCAACGCGGCGATCAGCGACCAACCATGGAACCTGGTTCTCGAGGTGGCGTCTCACCTGGGGGAAAACACGGTCCGCACCATCGCCATGGACGCCACGGAGGGACTGGTGCGCGGGCAACAAGTCAAGAACACGGGTGGCCCAATCAAGGTACCGGTGGGGCGTGAGACCCTGGGCCGCATTCTCAACGTGGTGGGCGACCCCGTAGACGAGGCAGGGCCCGTCACGGCGAAGCGGCGCGCGCCGATCCACAAACCGCCGCCGAGTTTCACCGATCAAAGCACCCAGGTTCAGATCTTTGAAACGGGAATCAAGGTCATCGACCTGTTGGCCCCCTACCGTAAGGGTGGCAAGATCGGCTTGTTCGGCGGGGCCGGCGTCGGCAAGACGGTCCTCATCATGGAGCTCATCAACAACGTGGCCAAGGCGCACGGCGGGGTCTCGTGCTTCGCAGGAGTGGGAGAGCGCACTCGAGAGGGCAACGATCTCTTTCTGGAAATGAGCGAATCGAAGCTCGAATCGGGGGAGTCGGTCATCTCGAAGACGGCGCTTGTCTACGGCCAGATGAACGAGCCTCCTGGTGCACGGGCGCGGGTTGCACTCAGCGCCCTGACCGTGGCCGAGTACTTTCGCGACGATGAAGGGCAAGACGTCCTGCTGTTCGTGGACAATATCTTCCGCTTCACGCAGGCTGGGTCGGAGGTTTCGGCGCTGCTGGGCCGTATTCCAAGCGCGGTCGGCTACCAGCCGACGCTGGGCACCGAGATGGGCGCGTTGCAGGAGCGCATTACGTCGACCAACAAGGGCTCGATCACCTCCGTGCAGGCGA comes from Pseudomonadota bacterium and encodes:
- the atpD gene encoding F0F1 ATP synthase subunit beta gives rise to the protein MPELQNGRVCQVMGPVVDVEFPPEQLPDLLTALRVSNAAISDQPWNLVLEVASHLGENTVRTIAMDATEGLVRGQQVKNTGGPIKVPVGRETLGRILNVVGDPVDEAGPVTAKRRAPIHKPPPSFTDQSTQVQIFETGIKVIDLLAPYRKGGKIGLFGGAGVGKTVLIMELINNVAKAHGGVSCFAGVGERTREGNDLFLEMSESKLESGESVISKTALVYGQMNEPPGARARVALSALTVAEYFRDDEGQDVLLFVDNIFRFTQAGSEVSALLGRIPSAVGYQPTLGTEMGALQERITSTNKGSITSVQAIYVPAADLPDPAPAAAFAHLDATTVLSRAISELGIYPAVDPLDSNSTMLDPAVIGERHYKVARAVQQTLQRYKDLQDIIAILGMDELSEDDKQVVERARKVQKFLSQPFFVATQFTGTPGKYVALEETISAFEEILSGELDELPEQAFYMVGNINEAKQRAQELAS